In Bacillota bacterium, a genomic segment contains:
- the rsfS gene encoding ribosome silencing factor translates to MDDKKAENIQILKMSGVMVETDYFVICSCTSFPQMQAVAQSVLDEMEKLNVPLKQQEGRSNNNWMLLDYGDMVVHIFMEAEREYYNLEKLWADAERIPFSDHE, encoded by the coding sequence ATGGATGATAAAAAAGCCGAAAATATTCAGATCTTAAAAATGAGCGGTGTGATGGTTGAAACAGACTATTTTGTAATCTGCAGTTGCACTTCGTTCCCGCAGATGCAGGCTGTCGCTCAATCGGTCCTTGATGAGATGGAAAAACTGAATGTTCCCCTCAAGCAGCAGGAAGGACGCAGTAATAACAACTGGATGCTATTGGATTATGGTGATATGGTAGTCCATATTTTCATGGAGGCTGAGCGGGAATACTATAATCTTGAAAAGCTCTGGGCTGATGCAGAAAGGATTCCATTTAGTGATCATGAATAA